In Saccharomonospora marina XMU15, one genomic interval encodes:
- a CDS encoding GlxA family transcriptional regulator: MSRPHRVAVLARHGVMPLELGLVHQLFGAARSPGGEPLYEVVTCALAPGEVRTDADFTISVTHGPQALALADTVVVPATHEPDETELHGRLGPALAAALALIRPGARMASICTGAFVLAAAGLLDGRRATTHWLSAESFRRLFPSVELDPDVLYTDCGDVLTSAGEAAGIDLCLHVIRRDHGAAVANEVARRTVVPPHREGGQAQYVQRPVASPRESSTGRARAWALANLDRSLSLPDLASVESMSTRTFTRRFRQEVGMSPLRWVTQQRVERARQLLERTDLPIDRIAAQTGFGTAASLRQHLNAVLGVSPSVYRGTFRGVRVTEQATTTRR; encoded by the coding sequence ATGAGCAGGCCGCACCGTGTCGCCGTACTGGCCCGCCACGGCGTCATGCCACTGGAACTGGGTCTGGTGCACCAACTGTTCGGCGCCGCCCGCTCACCGGGCGGCGAGCCGCTGTACGAGGTGGTGACCTGTGCGCTCGCCCCCGGTGAAGTGCGCACCGACGCCGACTTCACCATCAGCGTGACGCACGGTCCGCAAGCGCTCGCGCTCGCCGACACCGTGGTCGTCCCGGCCACCCACGAGCCGGACGAGACCGAGCTTCACGGCAGACTCGGCCCCGCACTGGCGGCGGCGCTGGCGCTCATCCGGCCGGGCGCCCGGATGGCGTCCATCTGCACCGGCGCGTTCGTGCTGGCCGCGGCGGGCTTGCTCGACGGTCGCCGCGCCACCACACACTGGCTTTCCGCCGAGTCGTTTCGGCGGCTGTTCCCTTCGGTGGAACTCGATCCGGACGTGCTCTACACCGACTGCGGGGACGTGCTCACCTCTGCGGGAGAGGCGGCCGGGATCGACCTGTGCCTACACGTGATCCGGCGTGACCACGGGGCGGCCGTCGCCAACGAGGTCGCCAGGCGCACCGTCGTGCCCCCGCACCGGGAAGGCGGGCAGGCGCAGTACGTGCAGCGGCCCGTGGCCTCACCCCGCGAGTCCTCGACAGGGCGGGCACGAGCGTGGGCGCTGGCGAACCTCGACCGCTCGCTTTCGCTGCCCGACCTCGCCTCGGTCGAGTCCATGAGCACCAGGACGTTCACCCGCCGCTTCCGGCAGGAGGTCGGGATGTCGCCGCTGCGCTGGGTGACGCAGCAACGCGTGGAGCGGGCGCGGCAGTTACTGGAACGCACCGACCTTCCGATCGACCGGATCGCGGCGCAGACCGGCTTCGGCACCGCCGCGTCGCTGCGACAACACCTGAACGCGGTGCTGGGCGTTTCCCCGAGTGTGTACCGGGGCACGTTCCGGGGAGTGCGCGTGACGGAACAAGCCACAACTACACGGCGTTAA
- a CDS encoding sigma-70 family RNA polymerase sigma factor, whose protein sequence is MANASTTATRPRARRATEDPDLVRYYLDEVGATPLLTATQEVDLAKRIEAGLYAAELLRQAEQGELTLTASRRRDLEVIARDGVRAKDHMVRANLRLVVTAARKSRNTSLPLLDAIQEGNLGLIRAVEKFDYRKGYKFSTYAMWWIRQAVQRGNAFQSNTIRLPMHVGEQVAKLDRLERTLQASGDHEPTVEEIAAAAEMPVDKVVALRQAGKSTVSLDTPLDENGDLKLGDLVADTTVSAVGDGVERQALLDEVHAALDSLPPGEATVVSLRYGLRDGHQHTVAEIAERLGITRKRVRTLENKALELLREPRRRAALFDWAS, encoded by the coding sequence TTGGCTAACGCCTCGACGACCGCGACCCGTCCCCGTGCCCGACGTGCCACCGAAGACCCTGACCTCGTCCGTTACTACCTCGACGAGGTGGGAGCGACGCCGCTGCTCACCGCCACCCAGGAAGTCGATCTCGCCAAGCGGATCGAGGCCGGTCTGTACGCGGCCGAGCTGCTGCGACAGGCCGAGCAGGGCGAGCTGACCCTGACGGCCAGCCGCAGGCGTGACCTCGAGGTCATCGCCCGCGACGGTGTCCGTGCCAAGGATCACATGGTGCGCGCCAACCTTCGGCTGGTGGTCACTGCGGCACGCAAGAGCCGCAACACCTCGCTGCCGCTGCTGGACGCGATCCAGGAGGGCAACCTGGGGCTGATCCGCGCGGTCGAGAAGTTCGACTACCGCAAGGGCTACAAGTTCTCGACCTACGCCATGTGGTGGATCAGGCAGGCCGTGCAGCGCGGCAACGCCTTCCAGAGCAACACCATCCGGCTGCCCATGCACGTCGGCGAGCAGGTCGCCAAACTCGACCGGCTGGAACGCACGCTGCAGGCCAGCGGCGACCACGAACCGACGGTGGAGGAGATCGCCGCCGCCGCCGAGATGCCGGTGGACAAGGTGGTGGCGCTGCGCCAGGCGGGCAAGTCCACGGTCAGCCTCGACACGCCGCTGGACGAGAACGGCGACCTGAAGCTGGGCGACCTCGTCGCGGACACCACCGTGTCCGCGGTCGGCGACGGCGTGGAGCGGCAGGCGCTGCTCGACGAGGTGCACGCGGCGTTGGACAGCCTGCCTCCGGGCGAGGCGACGGTCGTGTCGCTGCGGTACGGGTTACGGGACGGGCACCAGCACACGGTCGCGGAGATCGCCGAGCGTCTCGGCATCACGCGCAAGCGGGTGCGCACCCTGGAGAACAAGGCACTGGAACTGCTACGCGAACCCCGCAGGCGCGCCGCGCTGTTCGACTGGGCAAGCTGA
- a CDS encoding ClpP family protease, with translation MSTLLRTPSPRTLSLRAAGTSDSPEPVFERLLSERIVFLGSEVDDQVANRICAQLLLLAAEDSERDIKFYINSPGGSVTAGMAIYDTMRLIEPDVSTWALGFAASMGQFLLSSGTPGKRFALPNARLVMHQPSAGIKGTATDIRIQADVFGAMKRHIAELTASQTGQPLERILADADRDRWFTAEEAREYGFVDHVVS, from the coding sequence ATGAGCACACTGCTGCGAACACCGTCCCCGCGAACGCTGTCCCTGCGAGCGGCGGGAACCTCCGATTCCCCGGAGCCCGTCTTCGAACGCCTGCTCAGCGAGCGGATCGTGTTCCTAGGGTCCGAAGTGGACGACCAGGTCGCCAACCGCATCTGCGCCCAGTTGCTGCTGCTGGCCGCCGAGGACAGCGAGCGGGACATCAAGTTCTACATCAACTCGCCCGGTGGTTCGGTGACCGCCGGGATGGCCATCTACGACACCATGCGGCTCATCGAACCCGACGTGTCGACGTGGGCGCTGGGCTTCGCCGCGTCCATGGGGCAGTTCCTGCTGTCCTCGGGAACGCCGGGGAAGCGGTTCGCGCTGCCGAACGCCCGGTTGGTGATGCACCAGCCATCGGCGGGAATCAAGGGAACAGCGACCGACATCCGCATCCAGGCGGACGTGTTCGGCGCCATGAAGCGGCACATCGCAGAACTCACCGCGAGCCAGACCGGTCAGCCGCTGGAGCGCATCCTCGCCGACGCCGACCGGGACCGCTGGTTCACCGCCGAGGAGGCACGCGAGTACGGCTTCGTCGACCACGTGGTGAGCTGA
- a CDS encoding erythromycin esterase family protein — protein MSEGASARSAHDSTVDAVRREAIGLRRVDDLDRLVERIGAARYVLLGEATHGTSDFYRWRAELTKRLITELGFSFVAVEGDWPDCHRLHRSLAGVQGAPSDPQEVLATFERWPRWMWANEEVADFALWLRLLNASRFADLPVGFHGLDVYSLWDSLRAVLGYLSEHEPDQVEAARAAMRCFDAYGEDPAGYGRGVALVPDGCADEMVRLLTELRRDSDEEPLPGLDERFVAEQNARIVQGAERYYRELLSGGPASWNVRDRHMVDTLERLMRVYGPGAKAVVWAHNSHIGDARATDMQRSGLVNVGQLVRERHFADDVVAVGFSTHHGSVVAADSWGSPPRRMRVPDARPGSTEALLHEAVAERDSLFVFDTESHEWSRQVRDHRAIGVVYRPQPERAGNYVSTVLADRYDALVHCDSTSALTPLRPLEREPVAEAAQTYPSGR, from the coding sequence ATGAGTGAAGGCGCGAGCGCGAGAAGTGCCCACGACTCCACTGTGGACGCCGTGCGGCGGGAAGCGATCGGGTTGCGCCGGGTCGACGACCTCGACCGGCTCGTGGAACGGATCGGCGCGGCACGCTACGTGCTGCTCGGAGAGGCCACGCACGGTACGTCGGACTTCTACCGCTGGCGCGCGGAGCTGACGAAGCGGCTGATCACGGAGCTGGGATTCTCCTTCGTCGCGGTCGAGGGCGACTGGCCCGACTGTCACCGCTTGCACCGCAGCCTCGCCGGTGTGCAAGGCGCGCCGTCGGACCCGCAGGAGGTGCTTGCGACCTTCGAAAGGTGGCCGCGGTGGATGTGGGCCAACGAGGAGGTCGCCGACTTCGCGCTCTGGTTGCGGCTGCTCAACGCCAGCCGTTTCGCCGACCTCCCGGTGGGCTTTCACGGCCTCGACGTCTACAGCCTGTGGGACTCGCTGCGGGCCGTGCTGGGCTACCTGTCGGAGCACGAACCCGATCAGGTCGAGGCGGCCCGTGCGGCGATGCGGTGTTTCGACGCCTACGGCGAGGACCCCGCCGGCTACGGTCGCGGTGTCGCGCTGGTGCCCGACGGATGCGCCGACGAGATGGTGCGGTTGCTCACCGAGCTCAGGCGCGACAGCGACGAGGAACCACTGCCCGGGTTGGACGAGCGGTTCGTCGCCGAACAGAACGCCCGCATCGTGCAAGGCGCCGAGCGCTACTACCGCGAGTTGCTTTCCGGTGGTCCGGCTTCGTGGAACGTGCGAGACCGTCACATGGTCGACACCCTCGAGCGGCTGATGCGGGTGTACGGCCCCGGCGCCAAGGCGGTCGTGTGGGCGCACAACAGCCACATCGGCGACGCCAGGGCCACCGACATGCAGCGATCCGGGCTGGTCAACGTCGGCCAACTCGTGCGTGAGCGTCATTTCGCCGACGACGTGGTGGCCGTCGGGTTCTCCACCCACCACGGCAGCGTGGTCGCCGCGGACAGCTGGGGTTCGCCGCCACGAAGGATGCGCGTCCCCGACGCCAGGCCGGGCAGCACGGAGGCACTCCTTCACGAGGCAGTGGCCGAACGGGACTCATTGTTCGTCTTCGACACCGAATCGCACGAATGGTCGCGGCAGGTGCGCGATCACAGGGCCATCGGCGTGGTGTACCGACCGCAGCCGGAGCGGGCGGGCAACTACGTATCCACGGTGCTCGCCGACCGGTACGACGCGCTGGTGCACTGCGACTCGACCTCCGCGCTCACACCACTGCGACCACTGGAGCGCGAACCCGTTGCCGAGGCGGCGCAAACCTACCCCAGCGGCAGGTGA
- a CDS encoding tyrosine-protein phosphatase has translation MRWLKLEGAVNVRDLGGIPTEDGAATAPGRLLRSDNLQDLSSGDVSYLLGTVRLSTVVDLRTKAELHAEGPGPLTRVERVVHEHHSLLPEHAWNAAAEALLVRRRKEVERYRGDPACAHYLGYLEERPDSVVGALRAVTRSHGAALVHCAAGKDRTGVVVAFALSVAGARRDEIVRDYAATGERIAAILERLRGSVTYAKDIDRVPLDKHVPRAETMAEFLDHIDKCYGGVPDWLGEHGFTDDELDALHRKLRG, from the coding sequence GTGCGATGGCTGAAGCTCGAGGGTGCGGTGAATGTACGGGACCTCGGTGGCATCCCCACCGAGGATGGTGCGGCAACCGCCCCCGGCCGGTTGTTGCGGTCGGACAACCTGCAGGATCTGTCCTCCGGTGACGTCTCCTACCTGCTGGGCACCGTTCGGCTGAGCACGGTGGTGGACCTGCGTACCAAGGCGGAGTTGCACGCGGAGGGGCCAGGGCCGCTGACCAGGGTGGAGCGGGTGGTGCACGAGCACCACTCGCTGCTGCCCGAGCACGCCTGGAACGCCGCGGCCGAGGCACTGCTGGTGCGTCGCCGCAAGGAGGTGGAGCGCTACCGCGGTGATCCCGCGTGTGCCCACTACCTCGGCTACCTTGAGGAACGCCCGGACAGCGTAGTCGGCGCGTTGCGGGCGGTCACCCGGTCGCACGGTGCGGCGCTGGTGCACTGCGCCGCGGGCAAGGACCGCACTGGGGTGGTGGTCGCGTTCGCGCTGTCGGTGGCGGGGGCCCGGCGCGACGAGATCGTGCGCGACTACGCCGCCACCGGTGAGCGGATCGCCGCGATCCTGGAGCGGCTGCGCGGCTCGGTGACCTATGCCAAGGACATCGACCGGGTACCGCTGGACAAGCACGTGCCACGCGCGGAAACCATGGCGGAGTTCCTCGACCACATCGACAAGTGCTACGGGGGCGTGCCGGACTGGCTCGGCGAACACGGCTTCACCGACGACGAACTGGACGCGCTGCACCGCAAGCTGCGCGGCTGA
- a CDS encoding type II toxin-antitoxin system VapB family antitoxin, whose protein sequence is MKTTVNLPDELLREAQNLARREGTTLRNLIENGLRTVVQQRADESRFTLEDASVDGRGLQPEFRGAGWEHIRDAIHGRSA, encoded by the coding sequence ATGAAGACGACGGTGAACCTTCCGGACGAGCTACTGCGGGAAGCGCAGAATCTCGCCCGCCGCGAGGGCACGACACTGCGAAACTTGATCGAGAACGGCTTGCGTACCGTCGTCCAGCAACGCGCCGACGAATCGCGGTTCACGCTTGAGGACGCCAGCGTCGACGGCCGGGGTTTGCAGCCGGAGTTCCGTGGGGCGGGGTGGGAACACATCAGAGACGCCATCCACGGCCGTTCGGCATGA
- the ligD gene encoding non-homologous end-joining DNA ligase — protein sequence MLNAVPDDEDPPDSGAATGSRRRGARGNDGVLLDVEGTQVNISSPGKVFFPQRGETKLDLVRYYQAVATPLLATLGGRPLLMERHPNGAGGKSWFQKRVPSSVPDWLRTTVVSTPNGTTSDALVAADLAHVLWAVNLGCLGFHVWPYHADTPQVTDELRVDLDPSPGVTFADVRHAAGLARNLLRELDIEAFVKTTGSRGLHLYVRLEPRWDSYQVRAGAVALARELERRHPESVTAQWWKEERGSRVFVDFNQNAPHKTVFGAWCVRPRVGGQVSAPIRWDELPDIDPERLTIATVPERLQAGGDPWREMYERPQSLEPLLELSRRDIDSGLMDAPWPPVYPKQPNEPPRVAPSRAKRE from the coding sequence ATGCTGAATGCTGTGCCCGATGACGAGGATCCACCCGACTCCGGCGCGGCAACCGGCTCGCGGCGCCGGGGTGCGCGCGGGAACGACGGCGTACTACTGGACGTCGAGGGCACACAGGTCAACATCTCCAGTCCCGGCAAGGTGTTCTTCCCCCAGCGCGGCGAGACGAAACTCGACCTGGTGCGCTACTACCAGGCCGTCGCCACGCCGCTGCTCGCCACGCTCGGAGGCAGGCCGCTGCTGATGGAGCGCCACCCCAACGGGGCGGGCGGCAAATCGTGGTTCCAGAAGCGGGTGCCGTCCTCGGTGCCCGACTGGCTGCGAACGACCGTGGTCTCCACGCCGAACGGCACCACGAGCGACGCGCTCGTCGCCGCCGACCTCGCGCACGTGCTGTGGGCGGTGAACCTCGGTTGCCTCGGCTTCCATGTGTGGCCCTACCACGCCGACACTCCACAGGTCACCGACGAACTGCGGGTCGATCTGGACCCCTCCCCCGGCGTCACGTTCGCCGATGTGCGACACGCGGCCGGGTTGGCGCGGAACCTGCTGCGAGAACTCGATATCGAGGCTTTCGTGAAGACCACCGGTTCCCGGGGACTGCACCTGTACGTGCGGTTGGAACCTCGCTGGGACAGCTACCAGGTACGCGCGGGCGCGGTCGCGCTCGCACGTGAGTTGGAACGTCGCCACCCGGAGTCGGTCACGGCGCAGTGGTGGAAGGAGGAGCGCGGCAGCCGGGTGTTCGTCGACTTCAACCAGAACGCGCCGCACAAGACGGTGTTCGGCGCCTGGTGTGTGCGCCCGCGCGTGGGCGGGCAGGTGTCGGCCCCGATCCGCTGGGACGAGCTACCCGACATCGATCCGGAGCGGTTGACGATCGCGACGGTGCCCGAGCGGCTCCAGGCAGGCGGCGATCCGTGGCGGGAGATGTACGAGCGCCCGCAGTCACTGGAACCGTTGCTGGAGCTGTCCCGCAGGGACATCGACAGCGGACTCATGGACGCGCCGTGGCCACCGGTGTACCCCAAGCAGCCCAACGAGCCCCCCAGGGTCGCGCCCAGCAGAGCCAAGCGCGAGTGA
- a CDS encoding SDR family oxidoreductase produces the protein MTGIVEGRVVIVTGAGRGIGREHALAFAREGARVVVNDIGVGLDGSGSSGGPAEQVVAEIEAAGGSAVANTDDIADWAGAQRLVDTAVEKFGRLDVLVNNAGFLRDRMLVNMAEQEWDAVIRVHLKGHFATLRHAAAYWRAEAKAGRTPSARVINTSSGAGLLGSVGQGNYSAAKAGIAGLTVVAAAELARYGVTVNAIAPAARTRMTEQTFADDMAAPEDGFDAMAPENVSPLVVWLGSEESAKVTGRVFEVEGGQVSLAQAWRHGPSEDKGARWEPPELGPVVARLLERAPEPEPVYGA, from the coding sequence GTGACAGGAATCGTGGAAGGCCGGGTCGTGATCGTCACCGGCGCGGGCAGGGGCATCGGGCGCGAGCACGCGCTGGCCTTCGCCCGCGAAGGTGCCCGCGTGGTGGTCAACGACATCGGCGTCGGGCTGGACGGTAGCGGCAGCTCCGGCGGCCCGGCCGAGCAGGTCGTCGCCGAGATCGAGGCGGCGGGCGGTTCCGCCGTGGCCAACACCGACGACATCGCCGACTGGGCAGGCGCGCAGCGACTGGTGGACACCGCCGTCGAGAAGTTCGGCAGGCTGGACGTGCTGGTGAACAACGCGGGTTTCCTGCGCGACCGGATGCTGGTGAACATGGCCGAGCAGGAGTGGGACGCGGTCATCCGGGTGCACCTGAAGGGGCACTTCGCGACCCTGCGGCACGCCGCCGCGTACTGGCGTGCCGAGGCCAAGGCGGGCCGTACCCCCAGCGCGCGGGTGATCAACACCAGTTCTGGCGCCGGGCTCCTCGGCAGCGTTGGGCAGGGCAACTACTCGGCGGCGAAGGCCGGTATCGCGGGGTTGACCGTGGTGGCCGCCGCCGAACTGGCACGTTACGGCGTCACGGTGAACGCCATCGCGCCCGCGGCGCGCACGCGCATGACCGAGCAGACCTTCGCCGACGACATGGCCGCGCCCGAGGACGGATTCGACGCGATGGCGCCGGAGAACGTCTCACCACTGGTGGTGTGGCTCGGCAGTGAGGAGTCGGCGAAGGTGACCGGCCGGGTCTTCGAGGTCGAGGGCGGGCAGGTGTCCCTGGCCCAGGCGTGGCGGCACGGCCCGTCGGAGGACAAGGGAGCGCGTTGGGAGCCCCCCGAACTCGGCCCCGTCGTCGCTCGCCTGCTGGAGCGTGCCCCCGAGCCGGAACCGGTCTACGGCGCCTGA
- a CDS encoding isocitrate/isopropylmalate dehydrogenase family protein, giving the protein MGRHRIALIRGDGIGPELMDAALRVLDAASEVGGAELEYLEIDAGADTYRRTGAACSATDFERLRHEVAATLKGPVGLPDVRLPDGTEAGLLGGVLRTGLDTYANIRPVLLLPGVTSCLSGRKAGDIDYVIVRENTEGLYASRGKGVGNEWAVADTLLATREGTLRVARKAFEIASGRDGAPGDGVRRVTCVDKSNVLRSHALFRRLVTEAAQEWPGIEVEYLHADAAAQALVLRPEHFDVLVMENFLGDVLSDLGGATVGGISLCPSGNVGAGAAYFEPIHGSAPSLAGRGVANPIGQLLAAAMMLDHLGEYTAAVAVRSAVSAALADGTARIEQDGSARGGAQAVADAVVTALRSGR; this is encoded by the coding sequence ATGGGACGTCACCGGATCGCGCTCATTCGAGGCGACGGCATCGGGCCGGAACTGATGGACGCCGCGCTGCGTGTGCTCGACGCGGCGAGCGAGGTGGGCGGCGCCGAACTCGAGTACTTGGAGATCGACGCGGGCGCCGACACCTACCGGCGCACCGGCGCCGCGTGCTCCGCGACGGATTTCGAGCGGCTGCGACACGAGGTGGCGGCCACGTTGAAAGGCCCGGTCGGCCTGCCAGACGTGCGCTTGCCCGACGGCACCGAGGCAGGCCTGCTCGGCGGCGTCCTGCGCACCGGACTCGACACCTACGCCAACATCCGCCCCGTGCTGCTGCTGCCGGGGGTCACCTCGTGCCTTTCGGGCCGCAAGGCGGGCGACATCGACTACGTCATCGTGCGGGAGAACACCGAGGGCCTGTACGCCTCTCGCGGCAAGGGCGTCGGCAACGAATGGGCGGTGGCAGACACCCTGCTGGCCACGAGGGAGGGCACACTGCGCGTGGCGCGCAAGGCCTTCGAGATCGCCTCAGGGCGTGACGGCGCGCCAGGCGACGGTGTACGGAGGGTGACCTGCGTGGACAAGAGCAACGTGCTCCGCAGCCACGCGCTGTTTCGCAGGCTCGTCACCGAGGCCGCCCAGGAGTGGCCCGGCATCGAGGTGGAGTACCTGCACGCCGACGCCGCGGCACAGGCACTCGTTCTGCGACCCGAGCACTTCGATGTGCTGGTGATGGAGAACTTCCTCGGCGACGTGCTCAGCGACCTGGGCGGGGCCACGGTCGGCGGCATCTCGCTGTGTCCCTCCGGCAACGTCGGGGCGGGCGCGGCCTATTTCGAGCCGATCCACGGCAGCGCGCCGTCGCTGGCGGGCCGGGGTGTGGCCAACCCGATCGGTCAGTTGCTTGCCGCCGCGATGATGCTCGACCACCTCGGGGAGTACACCGCCGCCGTGGCCGTCCGGTCGGCGGTGTCCGCCGCGCTTGCCGACGGCACCGCTCGCATCGAACAGGACGGCTCGGCGCGGGGCGGAGCACAAGCCGTAGCCGACGCGGTGGTCACCGCACTACGTTCGGGTCGGTGA
- a CDS encoding type II toxin-antitoxin system VapC family toxin produces MIALDTNILVYAHRRDAEFHPPAAKLVKELAEGRSAWAIPWACLHEFYAISTHPKIYDPPSTQEQAVAQVNAWLAAPTLTVLREPVDYWDQLAPLLVNGRVAGPMVHDARIAALCAAHGVRELWSADRDFSRFAGAVKVRNPLLG; encoded by the coding sequence ATGATCGCGCTGGACACGAACATCCTCGTCTACGCACACCGGCGGGACGCCGAGTTCCACCCACCCGCTGCCAAGTTGGTGAAGGAACTCGCGGAAGGGCGATCGGCGTGGGCGATTCCCTGGGCGTGCTTGCACGAGTTCTACGCCATCAGCACGCACCCGAAGATCTACGACCCGCCGAGCACCCAGGAACAGGCGGTAGCGCAGGTCAACGCGTGGCTGGCTGCCCCGACCCTGACCGTGTTGCGCGAACCGGTGGATTACTGGGACCAGCTCGCGCCGCTGCTGGTCAATGGGCGAGTGGCCGGACCCATGGTCCACGACGCACGGATCGCCGCGCTTTGCGCGGCGCACGGCGTACGTGAACTGTGGTCGGCCGACCGGGATTTCAGCCGATTCGCCGGTGCCGTCAAGGTGCGAAACCCGCTGCTGGGCTGA
- a CDS encoding ChaB family protein produces MPGRQELPSTIERSPKKAQRTWIKAHDSAVETYGEGRRAHQTAFAALKHSFEKVGDHWEPKERKGPSDEQAKRGAGQRPARTQGGVDANASKQHLYERARELDISGRSSMNKQELVDALRKASGRRTAKARKK; encoded by the coding sequence GTGCCAGGACGTCAGGAGCTACCGAGCACGATCGAGCGCTCGCCGAAGAAGGCGCAGCGCACCTGGATCAAGGCGCACGACTCGGCTGTGGAGACCTACGGCGAGGGCAGGAGGGCCCACCAGACGGCCTTCGCGGCACTGAAGCACTCGTTCGAGAAGGTTGGCGACCACTGGGAGCCGAAGGAACGCAAGGGGCCGTCGGACGAGCAGGCCAAGCGCGGGGCAGGCCAGCGTCCGGCGAGGACCCAGGGCGGTGTCGACGCCAACGCGAGCAAGCAGCATCTCTACGAGCGCGCCAGGGAACTCGACATATCAGGCCGCAGCTCGATGAACAAGCAGGAGCTCGTCGACGCCCTGCGCAAGGCCAGTGGAAGGCGCACGGCCAAGGCCAGGAAGAAGTAG
- a CDS encoding ATP-dependent DNA ligase, which yields MDLPVMPPVRPMLAALVRELPRAPELRYEPKWDGFRCVVFRDGDELELGSRNDRPLTRYFPELVGLLADALPKRCVVDGEIVLVTDEGLDFDALQNRLHPAASRVRKLAEETPASFVAFDLLALDDRDLTAEPFDERRRLLEQILDTAPARVHLTPITSDPEVALDWFNRFEGAGFDGVMAKAGRKPYEQDRRSMWKVKHERTADCVVAGFRWHKDGQGIGSLLLGLYDDEGTLHHVGVASSFAAKRRKELVEELAPLREGALREHPWRDWAQATGEEGGRMPGGLSRWSAGKDLSWEPLRIELVAEVRYEHVQAGRLRHGGRLVRFRPDRRPESCTYAQLEEVPPAELEAFFDEVRAG from the coding sequence GTGGACCTCCCCGTGATGCCGCCGGTGCGGCCGATGCTGGCCGCACTGGTGCGCGAGCTGCCGAGGGCGCCCGAGTTGCGCTACGAGCCCAAGTGGGACGGGTTCCGCTGTGTGGTGTTCCGCGACGGCGACGAGTTGGAACTCGGCTCCCGCAACGACCGACCGCTCACCAGGTACTTCCCGGAACTGGTCGGGTTGCTCGCCGACGCGCTGCCGAAGCGTTGTGTCGTCGACGGCGAGATCGTGCTGGTGACCGACGAGGGGCTGGATTTCGACGCGCTGCAGAACCGCCTGCACCCCGCGGCGTCCAGGGTGCGCAAGCTGGCCGAGGAGACCCCGGCCAGCTTCGTCGCGTTCGACCTGCTGGCACTCGACGACCGCGACCTCACCGCCGAACCGTTCGACGAACGGCGGCGTCTGCTCGAGCAGATCCTGGACACCGCGCCCGCCCGCGTGCACCTCACGCCGATCACCAGCGACCCCGAGGTCGCGCTGGACTGGTTCAACCGGTTCGAGGGCGCCGGGTTCGACGGAGTCATGGCCAAGGCGGGCCGAAAGCCCTACGAGCAGGACCGCCGCTCGATGTGGAAGGTCAAGCACGAGCGCACCGCCGACTGCGTGGTGGCGGGTTTTCGCTGGCACAAGGACGGCCAGGGAATCGGCTCGCTGCTGCTCGGGCTGTACGACGACGAGGGCACGCTGCACCACGTCGGCGTGGCGAGCAGCTTCGCCGCCAAGCGGCGCAAGGAACTGGTCGAGGAGCTTGCTCCGCTTCGGGAGGGCGCGCTGCGCGAGCACCCGTGGCGTGACTGGGCGCAGGCGACGGGTGAGGAGGGCGGCCGGATGCCCGGCGGGCTGAGCCGGTGGAGCGCGGGCAAGGACCTGTCGTGGGAGCCGTTGCGGATCGAACTGGTCGCCGAGGTGCGATACGAGCACGTGCAGGCGGGCAGGCTCCGGCACGGTGGCAGGTTGGTTCGGTTCCGACCGGACCGCAGGCCCGAGTCGTGCACCTACGCCCAACTGGAAGAGGTCCCGCCCGCCGAGTTGGAGGCGTTCTTCGACGAGGTGCGCGCCGGGTGA